A region from the Ammospiza nelsoni isolate bAmmNel1 chromosome 1, bAmmNel1.pri, whole genome shotgun sequence genome encodes:
- the TPMT gene encoding thiopurine S-methyltransferase isoform X1, with the protein MAVSLSLRALPGDMDYSAHPSGLLEASDVGSQKERVVTEEEWLEKWELGNIGFHKEEGHPLLQKYLDVLLNGRSGLRIFFPLCGKAVEMKWLADMGHSVVGVEISEQAVKDFFSEHSLPYCEEPVPEISGAKMFQSTSGNISLYCCSIYDLSSSIIGKFDGVWDRGALVAVNPCDRQRYASLMISLVEKNSSYLLVTVSYDPNKHKAADEAAATPEAVWPAKVPRVPGHIFWFLLMLHPGAPLQTSFTLFFQAHHFMFLNPKLKVYLAAAVKLGVLKKLMTFRRGTNNGD; encoded by the exons ATGGCAGTGTCGCTTTCG CTACGAGCACTCCCTGGAGATATGGACTACTCAGCGCATCCATCCGGGCTCCTGGAAGCCTCTGATGTTGGGTCTCAGAAGGAGAGAGTGGTGACAGAGGAGGAATGGCtagaaaaatgggaattgggTAACATCGGGTTTCACAAGGAAGAAGGGCATCC GCTCCTCCAAAAGTATCTGGATGTTCTTTTAAATGGCAGGAGTGGACTGAGGATATTTTTCCCACTTTGTGGTAAAGCAGTAGAGATGAAATG GCTGGCGGACATGGGGCACAGCGTTGTTGGTGTGGAAATCAGTGAGCAAGCAGTGAAGGACTTTTTTTCAGAGCACAGTCTGCCTTATTGTGAGGAGCCAGTCCCTGAGATTTCAGGAGCAAAAATGTTCCAG AGTACCTCTGGCAACATTTCCCTCTACTGCTGCAGTATTTATGATTTGTCCAG CTCAATAATTGGCAAGTTTGATGGGGtttgggacagaggagctctcGTAGCCGTGAATCCATGTGACAGACAACG ctATGCCAGTTTGATGATCAGCCtagtggaaaaaaattcttcttatCTCCTTGTTACAGTTTCATATGatccaaacaaacacaaag ctgcagatgaAGCAGCAGCAACACCTGAAGCTGTCTGGCCTGCCAAGGTGCCACGAGTTCCTGGACACATTTTCTGGTTCCTTCTGATGCTACACCCTGGGGCCCCATTACAGACCAG CTTCACCCTTTTCTTTCAGGCCCACCATTTTATGTTCCTGAATCCgaaattaaaagtttatttG gcagctgctgtgaaattAGGTGTCTTGAAAAAGTTGATGACTTTTCGGAGAGGCACAAACAATGGGGACTAG
- the TPMT gene encoding thiopurine S-methyltransferase isoform X3 yields the protein MAVSLSVHCHQTLRALPGDMDYSAHPSGLLEASDVGSQKERVVTEEEWLEKWELGNIGFHKEEGHPLLQKYLDVLLNGRSGLRIFFPLCGKAVEMKWLADMGHSVVGVEISEQAVKDFFSEHSLPYCEEPVPEISGAKMFQSTSGNISLYCCSIYDLSSSIIGKFDGVWDRGALVAVNPCDRQRYASLMISLVEKNSSYLLVTVSYDPNKHKGPPFYVPESEIKSLFGSCCEIRCLEKVDDFSERHKQWGLDYFLEVLYLLKFVA from the exons ATGGCAGTGTCGCTTTCGGTACACTGTCACCAAACG CTACGAGCACTCCCTGGAGATATGGACTACTCAGCGCATCCATCCGGGCTCCTGGAAGCCTCTGATGTTGGGTCTCAGAAGGAGAGAGTGGTGACAGAGGAGGAATGGCtagaaaaatgggaattgggTAACATCGGGTTTCACAAGGAAGAAGGGCATCC GCTCCTCCAAAAGTATCTGGATGTTCTTTTAAATGGCAGGAGTGGACTGAGGATATTTTTCCCACTTTGTGGTAAAGCAGTAGAGATGAAATG GCTGGCGGACATGGGGCACAGCGTTGTTGGTGTGGAAATCAGTGAGCAAGCAGTGAAGGACTTTTTTTCAGAGCACAGTCTGCCTTATTGTGAGGAGCCAGTCCCTGAGATTTCAGGAGCAAAAATGTTCCAG AGTACCTCTGGCAACATTTCCCTCTACTGCTGCAGTATTTATGATTTGTCCAG CTCAATAATTGGCAAGTTTGATGGGGtttgggacagaggagctctcGTAGCCGTGAATCCATGTGACAGACAACG ctATGCCAGTTTGATGATCAGCCtagtggaaaaaaattcttcttatCTCCTTGTTACAGTTTCATATGatccaaacaaacacaaag GCCCACCATTTTATGTTCCTGAATCCgaaattaaaagtttatttG gcagctgctgtgaaattAGGTGTCTTGAAAAAGTTGATGACTTTTCGGAGAGGCACAAACAATGGGGACTAGATTATTTTCTGGAGGTGCTATATCTACTCAAGTTTGTAGCTTGA
- the TPMT gene encoding thiopurine S-methyltransferase isoform X2 yields the protein MDYSAHPSGLLEASDVGSQKERVVTEEEWLEKWELGNIGFHKEEGHPLLQKYLDVLLNGRSGLRIFFPLCGKAVEMKWLADMGHSVVGVEISEQAVKDFFSEHSLPYCEEPVPEISGAKMFQSTSGNISLYCCSIYDLSSSIIGKFDGVWDRGALVAVNPCDRQRYASLMISLVEKNSSYLLVTVSYDPNKHKAADEAAATPEAVWPAKVPRVPGHIFWFLLMLHPGAPLQTSFTLFFQAHHFMFLNPKLKVYLAAAVKLGVLKKLMTFRRGTNNGD from the exons ATGGACTACTCAGCGCATCCATCCGGGCTCCTGGAAGCCTCTGATGTTGGGTCTCAGAAGGAGAGAGTGGTGACAGAGGAGGAATGGCtagaaaaatgggaattgggTAACATCGGGTTTCACAAGGAAGAAGGGCATCC GCTCCTCCAAAAGTATCTGGATGTTCTTTTAAATGGCAGGAGTGGACTGAGGATATTTTTCCCACTTTGTGGTAAAGCAGTAGAGATGAAATG GCTGGCGGACATGGGGCACAGCGTTGTTGGTGTGGAAATCAGTGAGCAAGCAGTGAAGGACTTTTTTTCAGAGCACAGTCTGCCTTATTGTGAGGAGCCAGTCCCTGAGATTTCAGGAGCAAAAATGTTCCAG AGTACCTCTGGCAACATTTCCCTCTACTGCTGCAGTATTTATGATTTGTCCAG CTCAATAATTGGCAAGTTTGATGGGGtttgggacagaggagctctcGTAGCCGTGAATCCATGTGACAGACAACG ctATGCCAGTTTGATGATCAGCCtagtggaaaaaaattcttcttatCTCCTTGTTACAGTTTCATATGatccaaacaaacacaaag ctgcagatgaAGCAGCAGCAACACCTGAAGCTGTCTGGCCTGCCAAGGTGCCACGAGTTCCTGGACACATTTTCTGGTTCCTTCTGATGCTACACCCTGGGGCCCCATTACAGACCAG CTTCACCCTTTTCTTTCAGGCCCACCATTTTATGTTCCTGAATCCgaaattaaaagtttatttG gcagctgctgtgaaattAGGTGTCTTGAAAAAGTTGATGACTTTTCGGAGAGGCACAAACAATGGGGACTAG
- the NHLRC1 gene encoding E3 ubiquitin-protein ligase NHLRC1: MAAEDEAELSLLECRVCFEPYGPDGQRRPLNLPCGHVLCRGCVGALAGAERQRLECPFCRRLCGPADTSECRPLLQLLELLGPAGGGLASALGRSGGGAVAAAPAGLGLRLCLGGWGSLVNPTGVAACPGSGRLAVAHDGRKRIHVFGPSGFCLRRFGERGDANNDIKYALDVTVTSDGHVVVTDGGDCSVKAFDSEGRGVLAVREGFCLPWGLDAAAKSEVILTDSEAGALYRLAADFQRGELKKCQMIRSRLVSPRAVAVCQSSGAVVVVEHLKARGPSKGSTRVTILSAEMDLIGQVDSFGLNLVFPSRIYATAVAFDREGRVIVTDVCSRAVICLGKPEEFPSFNPLISHGLSYPVGLTYTANNSLVVLDSGDHSVKVYSST, from the coding sequence ATGGCGGCGGAGGACGAGGCGGAGCTGAGCCTGCTGGAGTGCCGGGTGTGCTTCGAGCCGTACGGCCCCGACGGGCAGCGGCGGCCGCTCAACCTGCCCTGCGGGCACGTCCTCTGCCGGGGCTGCGTGGGGGCCCTGGCCGGCGCCGAGCGCCAGAGGCTGGAGTGTCCCTTCTGCCGGCGGCTCTGCGGGCCCGCCGACACCAGCGAGTGTCgcccgctgctgcagctgctggagctcctgggccCCGCCGGCGGCGGCCTCGCCTCGGCCCTGGGcaggagcggcggcggggcggtggcggcggccCCTGCGGGGCTCGGGCTGCGGCTGTGCCTGGGGGGCTGGGGGTCGCTGGTGAACCCCACCGGCGTGGCGGCCTGCCCCGGGTCCGGCCGCCTGGCAGTGGCACACGACGGCAGGAAGAGGATCCACGTCTTCGGGCCGAGCGGGTTCTGCCTGCGGCGGTTCGGGGAGCGGGGGGACGCGAACAACGACATCAAGTACGCGCTCGATGTGACGGTCACGTCGGACGGACACGTGGTGGTCACCGACGGCGGGGACTGCTCCGTGAAAGCCTTCGATTCTGAGGGAAGGGGGGTCCTGGCCGTGCGGGAAGGCTTCTGTTTGCCCTGGGGCTTGGATGCGGCCGCCAAGAGCGAAGTGATCCTGACCGACTCGGAGGCTGGCGCGCTGTACCGCTTGGCGGCCGACTTCCAAAGGGGGGAATTAAAGAAGTGCCAGATGATCCGGTCCCGGCTTGTCAGCCCCAGAGCTGTCGCTGTCTGCCAGAGCTCGGGAGCTGTCGTGGTAGTAGAGCACCTGAAAGCCCGAGGTCCGAGCAAGGGCAGCACCCGAGTGACGATACTCAGTGCGGAGATGGATCTCATCGGCCAGGTGGACAGCTTCGGTCTGAACCTCGTTTTTCCCTCCAGAATATATGCTACGGCTGTGGCCTTTGACAGAGAAGGTCGTGTTATAGTAACAGATGTTTGTAGCCGGGCTGTCATATGCTTAGGGAAACCTGAGGAATTTCCCAGCTTTAACCCTCTAATTAGCCACGGGCTTTCTTACCCTGTCGGACTGACTTACACGGCAAACAATTCCCTCGTCGTTTTAGACAGCGGTGATCATTCAGTGAAAGTATATAGCTCTACCTGA